One part of the Bacteroidia bacterium genome encodes these proteins:
- the glgP gene encoding alpha-glucan family phosphorylase: protein MKKDCKWEHPYTYPKKYSKKVAYFSMEFGVDTALKIYSGGLGYLAGSHMRSGYELKQNMIGVGMLWKLGYYDQVRDHNSAMKVLSRERYYSFLEETDLIFPVEINGHTVNVQAFYLAPEVFGTVPMYLLSTDRENLNDYLSCSITHHLYDPNLAARIAQSIVLGIGGAKLVQALGGADVYHMNEAHALPMAFHLYKQSKDLKKLSDQLVFTTHTPVKAGNEEHDINLLDKMGFFDGLDLDTVRKITDTEGDNFGYTPAALTMAGKSNAVSQLHAKVSNEMWAGVKKKPEIIGITNSQNQKYWQDKSLKAALDADDMDALKARKREMKEELFEIVADQTGKILDPDLLTIVWARRFAGYKRADLILRDHTRFYELLMRAKDPIQVIWAGKPYPHDESAKDTFNRLVQLTRLSDKATILTGYEMNLSAALKKGSDIWLNTPRRPMEASGTSGMTAAMNGSVNLSVNDGWIPEFAKHGANSFIIPEADTTQSIEIQDEHDYHHLMRVLTSEIIPAYYSEEGKWWEIVKNGMNDVVPFFDSGRMADEYYKRLFA, encoded by the coding sequence ATGAAAAAAGATTGCAAATGGGAACACCCTTATACCTACCCAAAAAAATATAGCAAAAAAGTCGCCTATTTTTCGATGGAATTTGGAGTGGATACCGCTCTGAAAATCTATTCCGGAGGATTAGGATATCTGGCTGGATCACATATGCGCAGTGGCTATGAGCTCAAGCAAAATATGATCGGGGTAGGCATGCTATGGAAACTTGGTTATTATGACCAGGTAAGAGATCATAATAGTGCCATGAAAGTACTTTCTCGTGAGCGCTATTATTCATTTCTGGAAGAAACTGATTTGATTTTTCCTGTCGAAATCAATGGACATACAGTAAATGTACAGGCTTTTTACCTGGCTCCGGAAGTATTTGGAACGGTTCCTATGTACCTCCTGAGTACGGACCGTGAAAACCTCAATGATTACCTTTCCTGTAGCATTACCCATCATCTTTATGATCCCAATCTGGCGGCACGTATTGCCCAGAGTATTGTTTTGGGGATCGGTGGAGCAAAGCTTGTGCAAGCATTGGGGGGAGCTGATGTTTATCATATGAATGAGGCCCATGCCCTTCCTATGGCATTTCATCTCTACAAGCAATCCAAAGACCTGAAAAAACTTTCGGATCAATTGGTATTCACAACACATACTCCTGTAAAAGCCGGAAACGAAGAGCATGACATCAATCTGCTGGATAAAATGGGCTTTTTTGATGGATTAGATCTCGATACAGTACGTAAGATCACTGATACGGAAGGAGATAATTTTGGCTATACACCGGCTGCACTCACTATGGCTGGAAAATCCAATGCAGTTTCTCAACTGCACGCCAAAGTGTCTAATGAGATGTGGGCTGGCGTAAAGAAGAAACCAGAGATTATTGGTATTACCAATTCTCAAAACCAGAAATACTGGCAGGATAAAAGCCTGAAAGCGGCTTTGGATGCAGATGATATGGATGCTCTCAAGGCTCGGAAGCGCGAAATGAAAGAAGAGCTCTTCGAGATCGTAGCTGATCAAACCGGAAAAATCTTAGATCCCGACCTTTTGACAATTGTCTGGGCAAGGAGATTCGCAGGATATAAGCGTGCTGACCTCATCCTGAGAGATCATACGCGTTTTTATGAATTGCTGATGCGTGCCAAAGACCCTATTCAGGTAATTTGGGCAGGTAAACCCTATCCACATGATGAGTCAGCCAAAGATACTTTCAATCGTTTGGTTCAATTGACTCGCCTGAGTGATAAGGCTACTATTTTGACGGGTTATGAAATGAACCTTTCTGCCGCCCTCAAAAAAGGCTCGGATATTTGGTTGAATACCCCGCGCAGACCTATGGAAGCTTCCGGAACCAGTGGGATGACTGCTGCTATGAATGGTTCTGTAAATTTATCTGTAAACGATGGATGGATTCCGGAGTTTGCCAAACATGGAGCCAACAGCTTTATCATTCCTGAAGCCGACACAACGCAATCTATAGAGATTCAGGATGAGCATGATTATCACCATCTGATGCGTGTGCTTACCAGTGAGATTATCCCTGCTTATTATTCTGAAGAAGGTAAATGGTGGGAAATTGTGAAAAATGGAATGAATGATGTAGTTCCGTTTTTTGATTCTGGCCGTATGGCTGATGAGTATTATAAAAGACTTTTTGCCTAA
- a CDS encoding SDR family NAD(P)-dependent oxidoreductase, whose product MQALIVGAFDGIGQDFARMAALKGKQLIMVDSDENSLIQSRQILMPSFPDTSFKIISEELSGFDSADNIFESVLFTQAFSENVESIGMLINILEFQLPFEDIADFQEEDFGKHLDFLTLSELNELFATEMLRSGQGEILNVLTGPENMHDWALDHYKSTERMLMTFSKTLHNKVRHKGVSVHALSYSGSGLVFLSPDATAAPGQAPSSYSMDYVQELLTAMS is encoded by the coding sequence ATGCAAGCCTTAATTGTCGGGGCTTTCGATGGAATAGGTCAGGATTTTGCGAGGATGGCCGCCCTAAAAGGAAAGCAGTTGATAATGGTGGACTCGGACGAAAATAGTCTGATACAGTCCAGACAGATTCTTATGCCCTCCTTTCCCGACACGAGCTTCAAAATCATATCAGAAGAGCTAAGTGGATTTGATAGCGCAGACAATATTTTTGAATCTGTCCTGTTTACCCAGGCTTTTTCAGAAAATGTGGAAAGCATTGGAATGTTGATCAATATCCTCGAGTTCCAGTTACCTTTTGAAGATATTGCAGATTTTCAGGAAGAAGATTTTGGGAAACACCTTGATTTCCTTACCCTTTCTGAATTGAATGAACTCTTTGCCACCGAAATGCTTCGCAGTGGTCAGGGAGAGATTCTCAATGTCCTTACAGGCCCTGAGAATATGCACGACTGGGCATTGGATCACTACAAAAGTACTGAGCGAATGCTCATGACTTTCTCCAAAACCTTGCATAATAAGGTAAGGCATAAAGGAGTAAGTGTTCATGCGCTATCCTATTCTGGCTCAGGATTGGTTTTCCTTTCACCAGACGCCACAGCTGCTCCCGGACAGGCCCCTAGTTCGTATTCTATGGATTACGTACAGGAACTCCTGACCGCTATGAGTTAA
- a CDS encoding ABC transporter substrate-binding protein produces the protein MPFYKDLSSRRYIHSLILLMGLCFFLSCKQASVPETKTAGTSVAYAQGFDIEDKGDYQLLHFFRHYEKAIDTLSYQLQPRSSSLEKDKQADALITVPVEKIISLASPYAAMLEKLEALDKLVAIDQGDFVYSASVRDKLSQGALTELGGGPNLDVEKALSLEADILLYSAFPGSQSSKLEQLEALGTQTLPLAEWQEYSMLGRAEWIKVFGALLGKRKEADSIFLEIDQIYQEVVAQVKPLSRQPVIISSLPFKGIWSVPGGDSYMAKLYQDAGARYYWRDQEGTASIPLSFEAVYPAGLEANIWISPGAIRSYKALIAQDERFLDFSSVQNNKVYHNYKRSLQTGGNDYWESGVINPHLILKDLVSIFHPELLPGYTRVYFEALEE, from the coding sequence ATGCCCTTTTATAAAGACTTATCATCAAGAAGATATATACACAGTCTCATTTTACTGATGGGGCTGTGCTTTTTTTTATCCTGTAAGCAGGCGTCTGTACCTGAAACCAAAACGGCAGGAACATCCGTTGCTTATGCTCAGGGTTTTGATATCGAAGATAAAGGAGATTACCAATTGCTCCACTTCTTCAGGCATTATGAGAAAGCGATCGATACCCTAAGCTATCAATTGCAACCCAGGTCTTCTTCCCTTGAAAAAGATAAACAAGCGGATGCCCTCATCACGGTACCTGTCGAAAAGATCATTTCTCTCGCCAGTCCTTATGCAGCTATGCTTGAAAAGCTGGAAGCTCTGGATAAATTGGTCGCGATAGATCAGGGTGATTTTGTTTATAGTGCATCTGTTAGGGATAAATTAAGTCAGGGGGCTTTGACGGAATTGGGGGGAGGTCCTAATCTGGATGTCGAAAAGGCCCTGAGCCTGGAAGCAGATATTCTTTTGTATTCAGCCTTTCCTGGTTCCCAATCCTCCAAACTGGAACAATTGGAAGCTCTGGGAACTCAAACCTTGCCTTTGGCAGAGTGGCAGGAATATAGCATGCTGGGAAGGGCAGAGTGGATCAAGGTATTCGGGGCTCTACTGGGAAAAAGAAAAGAGGCAGACAGTATTTTTCTGGAAATTGATCAAATATATCAGGAGGTAGTAGCTCAGGTTAAGCCCCTTTCCAGGCAGCCTGTCATCATTAGTAGTTTACCTTTTAAAGGAATCTGGTCCGTACCTGGGGGCGATAGTTATATGGCGAAATTGTATCAGGATGCAGGAGCCAGATATTACTGGAGAGATCAAGAAGGGACAGCTAGTATTCCCCTTTCCTTCGAAGCAGTATATCCAGCGGGCCTTGAAGCAAATATCTGGATCAGCCCGGGAGCCATAAGATCCTACAAAGCCCTGATAGCTCAGGATGAAAGATTTTTAGATTTTTCGTCTGTCCAAAACAATAAAGTATATCACAATTATAAACGATCACTGCAAACAGGGGGAAATGATTATTGGGAATCCGGAGTAATCAATCCTCACCTTATTCTCAAAGACCTCGTTAGTATCTTTCATCCAGAACTCCTTCCAGGCTATACACGGGTTTATTTTGAAGCCCTGGAAGAGTAG
- a CDS encoding formylglycine-generating enzyme family protein codes for MYSNSRGFSSFSVITLLLFISSFFIACDQKQAKAQIVDQTPPQSVAPPNPMQAHMAAVEGDIKKIVPGNFDNPYEGMIQIPAGEIELGSIEGLPREKPTSYHKLNSFYMDKSPVTVGQYRKFVEATAYTTEAERFGNSIVHDMRGQKEWHLVDGANWQFPRGPEGGKAPDNHPVTQVSYNDARAYCKWAGKRLPKEVEWEHAARNGDNSRQKYSWGEEIKVKGVYKANYWQGSFPFVNEEKDGFLYTSPVGKFGATPLGLTDMAGNVWEWCEDWYKMYGKDGKYIETTPGQRERVMRGGSFMCEPGFCHGYRVSGRSGTSPESALFHLGFRCVKDIET; via the coding sequence ATGTATTCAAATTCAAGAGGATTCTCATCCTTTTCAGTCATCACGCTACTACTATTCATAAGCAGTTTCTTCATTGCTTGTGATCAAAAGCAGGCAAAAGCTCAGATTGTCGATCAGACGCCTCCTCAGTCCGTAGCTCCTCCTAATCCCATGCAAGCTCATATGGCTGCTGTTGAAGGAGATATTAAAAAGATCGTTCCGGGCAATTTTGACAATCCTTATGAGGGCATGATCCAAATACCTGCAGGGGAGATTGAATTAGGTTCTATCGAAGGCTTGCCACGAGAAAAGCCGACCAGTTATCACAAATTGAACTCTTTTTATATGGATAAAAGCCCTGTTACGGTAGGGCAATATCGGAAATTCGTTGAAGCGACTGCCTATACAACAGAAGCCGAAAGATTTGGCAATAGCATTGTTCATGATATGCGGGGCCAAAAGGAATGGCATTTGGTGGATGGCGCTAATTGGCAATTTCCCAGAGGTCCTGAAGGAGGGAAAGCTCCCGATAATCACCCCGTTACACAGGTTTCCTATAATGATGCCCGTGCCTATTGTAAGTGGGCAGGTAAAAGACTACCCAAAGAAGTAGAGTGGGAGCACGCAGCAAGAAATGGTGATAACTCCCGTCAGAAATATAGTTGGGGGGAAGAGATAAAGGTAAAAGGGGTTTATAAGGCAAATTACTGGCAGGGATCTTTCCCTTTTGTAAATGAAGAAAAAGACGGTTTCCTCTACACCTCACCTGTAGGCAAATTTGGTGCAACACCCCTGGGTTTGACTGATATGGCTGGCAATGTATGGGAATGGTGTGAAGACTGGTATAAAATGTATGGCAAAGACGGCAAATATATTGAGACAACTCCAGGGCAAAGAGAACGCGTTATGAGAGGAGGATCTTTCATGTGCGAACCGGGTTTTTGTCATGGTTACAGGGTTTCTGGTAGATCTGGAACCTCTCCGGAATCTGCCTTATTTCACCTGGGTTTCAGATGTGTGAAAGATATTGAAACATAA
- a CDS encoding transketolase: MSEQITYPTLDTAISIKAADNIRILSAAMVEKAKSGHPGGAMGGADFVNILFSEFLNFDPDDNQWPFRDRFYMDPGHMSPMLYSILGLLGNYSIEDIKNFRQWGSPTPGHPEVDLARGVENTSGPLGQGHTFAVGAAIAERFLADRFGEWTAHRTYAFISDGGVQEEISQGAGRIAGFLGLGNLIMFYDSNDIQLSSVVADAMDEDTGKKYEAWGWHVITIEGNDPKAIRKALRESIAETERPSLIIGKTIMGKGAVTEEGESFEREVETHGQPLSKAGASFAKTIANLGGNPEDPFVIFPEVADMYAAVKESRRKEVAVKRAAQTKWEAVNAEAAAKLNSYLSGEVPAIDYASIEQKANNASRNSSGTVLAHYADQVGNMIVSSADLSNSDKTNAFLNKTTTFKKGDFSGAFLQSGVSELTMAAIANGMALHGGVIPVVATFFVFSDYMKPAIRLASLMELPVKYVWTHDAFRVGEDGPTHQPVEQEAQIRLLEQLKNHSGKSSFLALRPADAHETTVAWKMAMENTATPTGLILSRQNIKDLPVEGDAYTSALRAEKGAYVVQDTEGSPDIIFVANGSEVATLIDGADKLRAEKGLKVRVVSAISEGRFREQSADYQKSVIPDGIPVMGMTAGLPVTLQGLVGPFGKVIGLDHFGHSAPYTVLDEKLGYTGENVYNQAVSYLADYAG, translated from the coding sequence ATGTCAGAGCAAATTACCTATCCCACGCTAGATACAGCGATTTCCATCAAAGCTGCCGACAATATCCGTATCCTCTCTGCTGCCATGGTTGAGAAAGCCAAATCGGGTCATCCCGGTGGTGCCATGGGAGGAGCTGATTTCGTAAATATCTTGTTCTCCGAATTTCTCAATTTTGATCCTGATGACAATCAATGGCCATTCAGGGACAGATTTTATATGGATCCCGGGCATATGTCTCCTATGCTGTACTCTATTTTGGGGCTATTGGGCAATTACTCCATAGAGGATATCAAAAATTTCCGTCAGTGGGGAAGTCCTACTCCCGGCCACCCGGAAGTAGACCTTGCAAGAGGAGTTGAAAATACTTCAGGACCGCTGGGGCAAGGGCATACCTTTGCTGTAGGAGCCGCTATTGCAGAACGCTTCCTGGCAGATCGCTTTGGTGAGTGGACCGCACACAGGACGTATGCCTTTATTTCTGATGGAGGTGTCCAGGAAGAAATTTCTCAGGGAGCAGGTAGAATAGCCGGATTTTTGGGATTGGGAAATCTCATCATGTTTTATGATTCAAATGATATCCAGTTGTCTTCTGTTGTGGCTGATGCTATGGATGAGGATACAGGAAAGAAATACGAAGCCTGGGGTTGGCATGTGATTACCATAGAAGGTAATGATCCCAAAGCCATCCGTAAAGCTTTGAGAGAATCTATTGCCGAAACGGAGCGCCCTTCTTTGATCATCGGAAAAACGATCATGGGAAAAGGTGCAGTTACGGAGGAAGGTGAGAGCTTTGAAAGAGAAGTTGAAACCCACGGCCAACCTTTGAGTAAAGCGGGAGCATCTTTCGCCAAAACCATAGCGAATCTCGGAGGTAATCCAGAAGATCCCTTTGTCATCTTCCCCGAAGTTGCTGATATGTATGCGGCAGTAAAAGAAAGCCGTCGTAAAGAAGTAGCTGTAAAAAGAGCAGCTCAGACAAAATGGGAAGCGGTAAACGCAGAAGCTGCAGCAAAACTCAATAGCTATTTGAGTGGAGAAGTTCCAGCCATTGATTATGCATCTATCGAGCAAAAAGCTAATAATGCGAGCCGTAATTCATCCGGTACCGTTTTGGCACATTATGCTGATCAGGTAGGCAATATGATTGTTTCTTCTGCCGACCTTTCCAATAGCGATAAAACCAATGCTTTCCTCAATAAAACCACCACTTTCAAAAAAGGTGATTTCAGTGGAGCATTTTTACAATCCGGAGTTTCAGAGCTGACCATGGCAGCAATAGCAAATGGAATGGCTCTGCATGGAGGGGTAATTCCTGTAGTGGCTACCTTTTTTGTATTCTCTGATTATATGAAGCCTGCCATTCGTCTGGCCTCCCTCATGGAACTGCCTGTGAAATATGTTTGGACACATGATGCTTTCCGCGTAGGAGAAGATGGACCTACTCACCAGCCGGTTGAGCAGGAAGCACAGATTCGTTTGCTTGAGCAATTGAAAAACCACTCGGGCAAAAGCAGTTTCCTCGCTTTGCGTCCTGCTGATGCACATGAGACAACCGTAGCCTGGAAAATGGCCATGGAGAATACTGCTACCCCAACAGGTCTGATTCTCTCTCGTCAGAATATTAAAGACCTGCCCGTAGAAGGAGATGCTTATACTTCTGCCTTACGTGCAGAAAAAGGAGCCTATGTAGTTCAGGATACAGAAGGAAGCCCTGATATCATCTTTGTGGCAAATGGATCTGAGGTAGCGACCCTGATCGATGGAGCGGATAAACTGAGAGCAGAGAAAGGATTGAAAGTTCGTGTGGTATCTGCCATTTCTGAAGGACGTTTCCGCGAACAATCTGCTGACTACCAAAAAAGTGTAATTCCTGATGGTATCCCGGTAATGGGAATGACAGCTGGATTGCCTGTTACTTTGCAGGGATTGGTTGGACCCTTTGGAAAAGTTATCGGCCTGGATCACTTTGGTCATTCAGCTCCTTATACTGTATTGGATGAAAAGCTGGGCTACACCGGCGAAAATGTATACAATCAGGCAGTCTCCTATTTAGCAGACTATGCCGGATAA
- a CDS encoding FGGY family carbohydrate kinase has product MLLLGLDIGSSSVKGAVLDGNSGKVLASCFYPKKELQIHAPQAGWAEQDPETWWSCIQEVCKELFTADGLDTSQIGAIGISYQMHGLVVVDKDQQALRPSIIWCDSRAVEIGKQAFTSIGVGKTLVNLLNSPGNFTASKLKWVKENQPEIYDKIHKIMLPGDFIAMKLSGDIRTTVSGLSEGIFWNFKENSLAQMLLDHYGIDASLIPETVDTFSRQGELSSEAAELLGLKPGIPITYRAGDQPNNAMSLNVLRPGEIAATAGTSGVVYGVSDTVRYDSQSRVNTFAHVNHGAETRLGVLLCINGTGILNSWMKHNLASHLTYEQMNKEAEEIPIGSDGVIILPFGNGAERVLCNENPGSQFFGIEFNRHKRAHLIRAAQEGIVFSFKYGMDIMREMGINPSVIRAGKANMFLSPIFRETLAGITQTPIELYNTDGAQGAARAAGIGVGHYSSFEEAFEGLSLLEECNPDPEKSSAYQEAYGKWLEALKQHSSAVE; this is encoded by the coding sequence ATGCTACTACTAGGATTGGATATAGGCAGTTCCTCTGTAAAGGGAGCTGTCCTGGATGGAAATTCGGGTAAAGTACTTGCTAGTTGCTTTTACCCCAAAAAAGAATTGCAAATCCATGCCCCTCAGGCTGGTTGGGCCGAACAAGACCCGGAAACCTGGTGGAGCTGTATCCAGGAAGTTTGCAAGGAACTTTTTACAGCCGATGGACTCGATACATCTCAAATCGGGGCCATCGGCATTTCTTATCAGATGCACGGTCTGGTAGTAGTAGATAAAGATCAGCAGGCCCTTCGTCCTTCTATTATCTGGTGCGATAGCAGGGCCGTAGAAATTGGCAAGCAAGCCTTTACGAGTATTGGAGTTGGCAAAACCCTGGTCAATCTCCTGAACTCTCCCGGCAATTTTACCGCTTCCAAATTAAAGTGGGTCAAGGAAAATCAGCCGGAAATCTATGATAAGATTCATAAGATCATGCTTCCGGGCGATTTTATAGCCATGAAACTTTCCGGAGATATCCGAACGACCGTTTCAGGTTTATCTGAAGGTATTTTCTGGAATTTTAAGGAAAATAGCCTGGCTCAAATGCTCCTGGATCATTATGGCATTGATGCTTCCTTGATTCCTGAGACCGTGGATACTTTTTCCCGGCAAGGAGAATTGAGTTCAGAGGCCGCAGAATTGTTGGGATTAAAGCCGGGAATACCGATTACCTATCGAGCTGGCGACCAACCCAATAATGCCATGTCTCTCAATGTACTCCGTCCGGGGGAAATTGCTGCCACAGCTGGTACTTCTGGAGTTGTATATGGGGTAAGTGATACAGTAAGGTATGATTCTCAATCCAGGGTAAATACATTTGCTCATGTAAATCACGGAGCTGAAACTCGACTCGGGGTACTTTTATGTATAAATGGGACGGGTATTCTCAATAGTTGGATGAAGCACAATTTGGCTTCACATCTGACCTATGAGCAAATGAATAAGGAAGCAGAGGAAATACCCATTGGTTCTGATGGGGTGATTATTCTGCCTTTTGGGAATGGTGCCGAACGGGTATTGTGCAATGAAAATCCCGGAAGTCAATTCTTCGGAATAGAATTTAACCGCCACAAAAGAGCTCATCTGATTCGAGCTGCACAGGAAGGTATTGTTTTCTCCTTTAAATATGGCATGGATATCATGCGGGAGATGGGCATCAACCCTTCTGTCATTCGAGCCGGAAAAGCCAATATGTTCCTCAGCCCTATCTTCAGAGAAACCCTGGCAGGAATTACCCAAACGCCTATCGAACTATATAATACAGATGGGGCTCAGGGGGCTGCCCGCGCAGCAGGAATAGGAGTTGGACATTATAGCTCATTTGAGGAGGCATTTGAAGGACTGAGTCTGCTGGAAGAATGCAATCCCGATCCGGAAAAGTCTTCTGCTTATCAGGAAGCCTATGGAAAATGGCTGGAAGCGCTGAAACAACATAGTTCTGCCGTTGAATAA